The sequence aaaaatcataagcaaTACATAAATGCATAGCATGAGAGAAATATCATGGGCAACATACATGCATGGTATGCATTTAATTTCAAAAGACAACATTATAAAGAGTTGGGGCCGTGTAGATCATTCCATGAATGTATTCAATATGCATATACTTCTCATACATGCATATAGGCTTtcttttgctatatatatattttttttaagtgtatttttttgcataaaaaatgGGTGGTGTACTTTGTTGAACACTGGTGGAGggatcttatgttttattatcaaACTATAATAATCTTCCGAAAATCTTTGTTCTCCAAATTTTCCATCTCTTTCCCGAAAAGAACCAAggcctcttcttcttcttttctccatcctttcttttttttaaaaaaaagaaactctttttcttttcttttctcctctCTTCTTGAATATCACCAACTCCCCCTTGggagattttgtttttaaaatttcagttcaatttttttaaaaaaaaaattaaaatttttttctatttttttgaattttaaattttagatttcaatatttttttatataaaaaaatcatatattttcttttctttgatatttccCCATGTAACAATTGGTGgcgtaatattttttttttttattttggccatcctatatctttttatttgatttttttttctttttattattttttattaattattttttattcaaagtctatataaacacattatataatatatcagttatattattatactactaacattaattacactataattatattttatttaatatttaataaaatactcCTTAGTTGGAGTTCCAAATCATGGATTTAAAATGGTTCCAAATTCACCCAAAACCAATGGATAAAGCacttccaaatatttttttaattcctccaAAACAAGCACttccaaatttaatattttttttaattcctccaAAACAAACACTTGACTTGGATGATCATGTATTTCCAAATATAATGACTTTGAAATATACCAAAACAAACACCCCATATACAAGCATAGATCGTGAAACTCGGAGCTTCACCAAGGTATGTACCTCCACTTTGTCCTGTCTGGTTAGAACAGTCCTTAAAGCTTCCTAGGGCTATATGTGAAGTAACACCCCTCAGCTATggattatttaataataatttttttaaaaaactcacgGCCTTTGGCACCAAGCGCTAAGGACTGGCTAAATCGTCGTGCTGGTGTGTAAGCTATTTTCTTAGTTAATTCATTTACCTACGTTTAACAAATTGAAAAGATTTAACGAATAGATTTATCAATCTATAGAGATAGAAAGCTACCTTAATTTTGTGGTTCAATTTTTGAAACTTCTTTAAGAAAATCTACTCAGGAAGATAAGAGCTTTTGGCCAAACAAAAGGATCAATGCATTTTTCAGCATTCATGTAGTGGTTTAATTAATATACCAGCAAAAATCTTGGCGCTTAAAATGACCTGATAGAACCCCTTTATAACTTATTGCAAAAACCCTGCCGCCAATGCCACACCATTCCAAAATGGTTCCGTCGGTTGGCGCTCTTCTTTCAAGAAACCAACTTGAAATGGATATAGATAAAACATAGGAATTAGCATATATTTGGATTAGACTTCAACAGGGGAAGttcaaagaaaagataatgGACCTATTCAGTATATAACTTACATAtcaaatgcaagaaaataaaacagcAACACTAAAATTTAATCATGTCCTTAGTTTTCCCTTTCATCTCCTTCAAACCAGAAATCGATAAAAATCAGAGTTTAAAAGGACTAACCAACAATGTGCCAAGTCACATAGAAGAGAAATAACTAATACAAACCGTAAGTCACTTAAAGGTTTAAACCATCAAGATAGAACACATCAGTCTCAGAGGTGcccataaaaacaacaaatttcaAGCATAGACGGAATGCCAGACCTGCAAACCCTGTTAAGCTGAAAGAAAAGCCACCCAAGATGGAACCACTTCTCAGCTGAAATTATTGAgaacaaaaaaccaaaataatgaaatacttCAAATAACAATGATTGAAAGAATAACAAATGGAATATTGATGGCCTACCTCTAGTCTCAGTGTTCATACTCACGAGAAAGGGATCTCTCTGAACGACGATATTCATATTCATGGTCTTCAACCCTCTCTCCCTCCTCAGGTGCAGAATCAGGATGGTCATATTGACTTCTATAATGATCAGTCTGCATCTTATCATAATATTCATGACGCTTCACCCTATTGGCATCACCCTCTGGAGGAAGCTGATCAAAGTGATTTCTCGCTTGCTCATAGTGATCATACCCTTGTTCATGCTCATTTCCATTCTTTGCAGCAGGATCATACCATTCCTGCCCATAGTCATGCTCACCATGTTCCAGATCCCTGTCCCTCCCACCAGACCGATCGCGATCATGCTTGGTATCAAATTGCTCAAAGTCAGTACCACCCCTCTCATGACTATACCCACGATCTCTTTCATGGCTTGCACGCCCATAGTCCCTCTCACGATCCCGCTCCCTCTCTCTCGGACGGTCACGCCGTTCACGGTCATGGTCACGACCACGGTCCCTTTCCCTGTCTCTATCACGACCTCGATCACGATCACGACCCCTATCTCTTTCCCTGTCCTTTTCTCGAGTCCTATCACGGTCTTTATGGTGTCTGTCATCCCTTGTATCACGATCACGTGTCTTATCATGGGATATTTCTCTAGATTTCTCCCGTTCACGATCCCTGTCCCTACCTCTTTCACGGGATTTCTCTCTGTAACAGAACAAAATTTTACGGAACTATAGatttttggaagaaaataattaaacaagcTCATGCGACCAGGTTGAAGTCATTTTAGTTCTCACAAAATAGCACTAACAAATGAAACCATCAACATTTATCTATCATCAGTTAAAGGCTAAAGATAGCAATGGATAACTTACCGATCATCACGCACTCTTGGCTCCTCAGATCTTGGAGGTCCTGATGTCATCTGCTGAGGCTCCCTGACACCAGAGAAGTCTTGAGTGTATGAACATTTAGATGGAAGACAATACCACTCAAGAAAAGTGTGAATAACAGAATATGCTGAGCAAATCATTACCACAGGATAGTATATCCCCAAGTAACCAATTGTAACCtaatctaaaaagaaaattaacaagatatgccaaaaaaattaatttatgagtTATGTATCAAAATCACAGAGAGTTCAACAGAGGTACCACACCAATAATATGCGTTCAGTCACGTAGTAAGTTAGGATGATCATCCCAACTTATTCCAACCTAACCAACCAAAC comes from Dioscorea cayenensis subsp. rotundata cultivar TDr96_F1 chromosome 15, TDr96_F1_v2_PseudoChromosome.rev07_lg8_w22 25.fasta, whole genome shotgun sequence and encodes:
- the LOC120276725 gene encoding U1 small nuclear ribonucleoprotein 70 kDa; translation: MADHNDPFMRNRDAAVQARTKAQNRANVLQMKLIGQSHPTGLTSNLLKLFEPRPPLVYLPPPEKRKCPAYTGMAQFVKNFAEPSDPEYAMPIQKGETPGERKARIHMLRLEKGALKAAEELQKYDPQNDPNISGDPYKTLFVARLNYETSEHRIKREFETYGPIKRVRLITDKETNKPRGYAFIEYAHTRDMKTAYKQADGRKLDNRRVLVDVERGRTVPNWRPRRLGGGLGSTRVGGEEVNQKHSGREPQQMTSGPPRSEEPRVRDDREKSRERGRDRDREREKSREISHDKTRDRDTRDDRHHKDRDRTREKDRERDRGRDRDRGRDRDRERDRGRDHDRERRDRPRERERDRERDYGRASHERDRGYSHERGGTDFEQFDTKHDRDRSGGRDRDLEHGEHDYGQEWYDPAAKNGNEHEQGYDHYEQARNHFDQLPPEGDANRVKRHEYYDKMQTDHYRSQYDHPDSAPEEGERVEDHEYEYRRSERSLSREYEH